A genome region from Allomeiothermus silvanus DSM 9946 includes the following:
- a CDS encoding type II toxin-antitoxin system HicA family toxin: MREFRKYLKRNGFVRLPKRGKGDHEVWQNPDTGKQLTVDGLNSKRPGVGLFKAMLHQAGLGEEDFR, translated from the coding sequence CTGAGGGAGTTCCGCAAATACCTCAAGCGGAACGGATTTGTGAGACTCCCCAAGCGCGGTAAAGGGGACCACGAGGTGTGGCAAAACCCCGATACCGGCAAGCAGCTAACGGTGGACGGCTTGAACTCCAAAAGACCCGGAGTCGGTTTGTTCAAAGCGATGCTGCATCAGGCGGGCCTCGGCGAAGAAGACTTCCGGTAG